Genomic window (Gasterosteus aculeatus chromosome 13, fGasAcu3.hap1.1, whole genome shotgun sequence):
GCCTATGACCGGGACAACAAGGTACGCGTGGCCATCAAGAAGATCAGCCCGTTCGAGCACCAGACGTACTGCCAGCGCACCCTGAGGGAGATCAAAATCCTGCTGCGCTTCAAACATGAGAACATCATCGGCATCAACGACATCATCCGCACGCCGACCATCGACCTGATGAAGGACGTGTATCCTTCTGGTTTAAGTTGTGATCATTAATGACCaaaccttctttctttctttcttttttttaagtgagcGCTTTGTGTTGCCGGAGAGCATTTGCAGTCACaaagaatgtttttgttgtatttttattgcGTAACGGCCACCTGTCACTGTGCATTTGGCCGAGGCGCTCTTCAGCGCAGCGCAGCAGTGAGTAGGCACAGTTTCATAACGCTTTCCCCTAAATATAAATGGCCGACGCCTGCAGCCACTCTGCTCCCTGCTCGCCACATCGGCTGAGCATTCCCCAAAAgcacaaaccaccaacagtaggcttcattttttaaatgtctgctcAGCAGGTTTGAGGTTTGGCTGAATGGAGTCTGTCAACTTGACGCAATGAGGACAGTCTTCTTTCTCTGCAGTAAAACAGAAATGGCGTTTGAAAATGACCAGAGAGTCTTTGATTTGTTGCACTGAGCAGCAGCCTGTATGGAAGAATGAATTTATCATATTATGTATATTAAAAATATGCCCGTTGGAGAGTCATAGTGTTGGTTTTGGTTTGATCGCACAGATCTTACTGTGAAGGGCATAACCGGATGGCATTAAAACGTGTGACCAACACAAAGCCGAGTTCCTCAGCGGGTCGCTGTGCAGATACATCGTCCAGGATCTCATGGAGACGGACCTCTACAAGCTCCTGAAGACTCAACACCTGAGCAACGACCACATCTGCTACTTCCTCTACCAGATCCTCCGAGGGCTCAAGTACATCCACTCCGCCAACGTCCTGCACCGCGACCTGAAGCCCTCCAACCTGCTGCTCAACACCACCTGCGATCTCAAGGTGCGGGCGGCGTTCACCGAGGCGCTTTGAGCTGCGCTCAGCGTTTACACCGGTGCTGTACTAATGTCGTAACGTTCTTCCTCTGCAGATCTGCGATTTTGGTTTGGCCCGCGTGGCTGACCCGGACCACGATCACACCGGCTTCCTGACGGAGTACGTCGCCACCCGTTGGTACAGAGCGCCTGAGATCATGTTGAACTCCAAGGTGAGTGTCCTCACCTGCTGTAACCATGCCGACGGGGCGAGTGCGAGTGTTTTGGTTTGCTTGTTTTTGGTAGAATAAACCTGGgaatataatgtttttttgttatattttgttaAAACATGTTTGGGGTGGTGACGGTCCAGGTGCATTATGGGTTTCTCTAAATCTTGAATTTGACCTTCTGAATCGTAGGTCTGAGAATGAGGCGCTGGGAATAAATGAATGACTTGTTTGCATTCGCGCTGTGTTAACCAAGTGTTGTGATTACCTCAAATATACTGTAGTCATGACGATGGCGTtgtgccgctctctctctctcagggctACACCAAGTCCATAGACATCTGGTCAGTGGGCTGCATCCTGGCGGAGATGTTGTCAAACAGGCCAATCTTTCCCGGGAAGCACTACTTGGATCAGCTCAACCACATTTTGGGTAAAAATTCTCTTATCTGGTGGTGGCGTCATTGTGACACAGCAACACGTTCATTGATTTGAAGTTGAAGCACTCACTCGGtgggtttaaatgttttaacattCAACTTCTTTTGTGCTCGACCACGTATCTCGTCTCCCATTGTTTCGTCTCTGCAGAGTCACACACTGAAATAAAGCAAATCGTAAAGCGACTTTTCTCCATTCTTTGTCC
Coding sequences:
- the mapk1 gene encoding mitogen-activated protein kinase 1 → MMATATVSLPAGCGPSPGSGTELVRGQAFDVGPRYSNLSYIGEGAYGMVCSAYDRDNKVRVAIKKISPFEHQTYCQRTLREIKILLRFKHENIIGINDIIRTPTIDLMKDVYIVQDLMETDLYKLLKTQHLSNDHICYFLYQILRGLKYIHSANVLHRDLKPSNLLLNTTCDLKICDFGLARVADPDHDHTGFLTEYVATRWYRAPEIMLNSKGYTKSIDIWSVGCILAEMLSNRPIFPGKHYLDQLNHILGILGSPSQEDLNCIINIKARNYLLSLPLRCKVPWNRLFPNADPKALDLLDKMLTFNPHKRIEVEEALAHPYLEQYYDPTDEPVAEAPFKFDMELDDLPKETLKELIFAETSRFQTAFRS